Proteins from a genomic interval of Verrucomicrobium sp.:
- a CDS encoding phosphoribosyltransferase family protein, which translates to MKAPGDSLLSSPVLRRRVAELGKDISRRYQDKPLTVIGLMNGSIFFLVDLVRRLPIETQVECWRVQSYAGRASSGVLKGLEHCQAELKGRHAIIVDDILDTGLTLDAVQQHVRDLGAESVEICVLLRKKRRRTVKIRPRWVGFDIPDRFVVGYGLDDDGKYRGLNSIRALD; encoded by the coding sequence ATGAAAGCTCCCGGTGATTCCCTCCTCTCCTCCCCCGTCCTGCGCCGCCGCGTCGCCGAACTCGGCAAGGACATCAGCCGCCGCTACCAGGACAAGCCCTTGACCGTCATCGGCCTGATGAACGGGAGCATCTTCTTCCTGGTCGACCTGGTCCGCCGCCTTCCCATCGAAACCCAGGTGGAATGCTGGCGCGTCCAGAGCTACGCGGGCCGCGCCTCCAGCGGCGTCCTCAAGGGGCTGGAACACTGCCAGGCGGAGCTGAAAGGCCGCCACGCCATCATCGTCGACGACATCCTGGACACCGGCCTGACCCTGGACGCCGTCCAGCAGCACGTCCGCGACCTGGGCGCGGAAAGCGTCGAGATCTGCGTCCTCCTGCGCAAAAAGCGCCGCCGCACGGTGAAAATCCGCCCCCGCTGGGTCGGCTTCGACATCCCGGACCGCTTCGTCGTCGGCTACGGCCTGGACGACGACGGCAAATACCGCGGCCTCAACTCGATCCGCGCCCTCGATTAG